Proteins from one Malassezia vespertilionis chromosome 2, complete sequence genomic window:
- a CDS encoding uncharacterized protein (EggNog:ENOG503P2J2; COG:S; TransMembrane:5 (o49-67i133-151o166-186i240-257o269-287i)) encodes MSAPAAVPNTDNARTAVDKLLGVFRYVPESNQLAHVVRFLSTWAGTDKFLMVTQYSSKMLVGILLFLHGMRKRFNMTTSKTASGADKLTRLAGVVGDARILFRIWSVLPMIQWLCSIERKAPQNKLLLNIERLQGLSMILYCPLEAVAYLAMHNILDISPATQGKIWGHCMKFWLLYVFLQFAHIFEDHRLLRKRAKALERSRGHPLPAPKSTAIDSAVPHTKEQQETRRMWSEIQKTKVSIVTQLWVYLGYLPPTIHWASPNGLMPESWVGFFGTIAGGAGLLGPWRATA; translated from the exons ATgagcgcgcctgcagcagTACCCAACAccgacaatgcgcgcaccgcgGTGGATAAGTTGCTTGGTGTTTTCCGATACGTACCTGAGTCCAACCAGTTGGCCCACGTTGTACGCTTCCTCAGCACATGGGCTGGCACAGACAAG TTCCTGATGGTCACTCAGTACAGCTCCAAAATGCTTGTAGGCATACTGCTCTTTCTGCATGGaatgcgcaagcgctttaACATGACGACGAGCAAGAcggcaagcggcgcagataAGCTGACGCGCCTTGCTGGCGTCgttggcgatgcgcgcattcTCTTCCGTATCTGGAGCGTGCTTCCCATGATCCAATGGCTTTGCAGCatcgagcgcaaggcgccgcAAAACAAGCTGTTGCTCAACATCGAGCGCCTACAAGGCCTGTCCATGATACTCTACTGTCCCCTAGAGGCCGTTGCATACCTTGCCATGCACAACATTCTCGACATTTCCCCAGCCACGCAAGGCAAAATCTGGGGCCACTGCATGAAATTTTGGCTTCTGTACGTCTTCCTCCAATTTGCGCACATCTTTGAGGACCACCGCCTGCTCcggaagcgcgccaaggcacTTGAGCGCAGTCGCGGCCATCCGCTCCCGGCGCCCAAGTCGACCGCTATCGACTccgctgtgccgcacactAAGGAGCAGCAAGAAACGCGCCGCATGTGGAGCGAGATTCAAAAGACCAAGGTGTCAATTGTCACACAGCTTTGGGTATACCTGGGCTACCTGCCGCCCACTATCCATTGGGCTTCGCCTAACGGCCTGATGCCCGAGTCCTGGGTCGGCTTCTTTGGTACCATTGCCGGCGGAGCGGGCCTGCTTGGCCCGTGGAGGGCCACTGCGTAG